A stretch of Clostridia bacterium DNA encodes these proteins:
- the pcrA gene encoding DNA helicase PcrA — protein sequence MNLLENLNPAQRKAVEHIDGPLLILAGAGSGKTKVLTTRIAYMLDKGVNPEEILAITFTNKAAKEMKQRVERLVGADKGRKLFVSTFHSMGNRILRRHINKMGYDNNFAIYDRDDSLKLLKKVVKELDLDPKKNTPRAMLGGISDLKNQFKTPKQALEQATDYHDEIVARVFQSYSKQLKSANALDFDDLLVMLLKLLMEHDDVRDYYTNKFRYISVDEYQDTNYVQYRLVRILAGKHRNLAVVGDPDQSIYGWRGADMQNILDFEKDYPDAAVITLDQNYRSTGCILRAANGVICNNAERKEKNLWTDKGEGVRLKVYEGQDENHEAWYIANEIAKCMKAENRSYLDFAALYRTNAQSRALEKAMIRQNIPYRIYGGTSFYARKEIKDILAYLQVLNNPHDFVNLGRIINVPKRGIGVATVDKILAYAAANEVSALESVNLLDTVGSGPRNKLKAFYKMMQKFQEQVDKVPLTALAEDILKETGYVDALKKEGTTEAVNRIENLQEFLSETLEFDKYAEDKRLEEFLAATSLYTDLDANKASGDEVTLMTLHAAKGLEFPVVFLAGMEEGIFPHQRALYDDREMEEERRLCYVGITRGMEKVYITRAWQRNMYGMTKYNQPSRFIEEIPADCIKMSFERKKEQKKLKNQEQETASIGEISDFRLGDRVIHAKFGEGTVVKTDGTGAQMELSIAFPGQGIKIFIAEYAPVRRAD from the coding sequence ATGAATTTACTGGAAAACCTTAATCCTGCCCAACGAAAGGCAGTAGAACATATAGACGGACCACTTCTGATCTTGGCAGGAGCTGGTTCAGGAAAAACCAAAGTCCTAACCACAAGAATAGCCTATATGCTAGACAAGGGTGTGAATCCTGAGGAAATTTTAGCCATAACCTTTACCAATAAGGCAGCCAAGGAAATGAAGCAACGTGTAGAAAGGCTAGTAGGTGCGGACAAGGGACGCAAGCTCTTTGTTTCTACCTTCCATTCCATGGGCAATCGAATTCTCAGAAGACATATTAATAAAATGGGATATGACAATAATTTTGCCATCTATGACCGCGACGATAGTTTGAAGTTGTTGAAAAAGGTCGTCAAGGAGTTGGACTTAGATCCCAAGAAAAATACCCCACGGGCTATGCTAGGGGGCATTTCCGATTTAAAAAATCAATTTAAAACACCCAAACAGGCTTTAGAGCAAGCAACAGACTACCATGACGAAATTGTAGCAAGGGTTTTTCAATCCTATTCAAAGCAACTCAAGAGTGCCAACGCACTAGATTTCGATGATTTATTGGTTATGTTGCTGAAACTCTTGATGGAACACGACGATGTGCGAGACTACTATACCAATAAGTTTCGATATATATCTGTTGATGAGTACCAAGATACCAACTATGTACAATACCGCCTGGTCCGCATTCTAGCGGGCAAACATCGCAACCTGGCTGTAGTTGGAGACCCTGACCAGTCCATTTATGGCTGGCGTGGTGCCGATATGCAGAATATTTTGGATTTTGAAAAAGATTATCCAGATGCTGCCGTCATCACGTTAGACCAAAACTATCGTTCTACCGGTTGTATTCTAAGAGCCGCCAATGGGGTTATTTGCAATAACGCAGAACGCAAGGAAAAAAATCTTTGGACGGATAAGGGCGAAGGTGTACGTCTTAAGGTATATGAAGGTCAGGATGAGAACCATGAGGCATGGTATATTGCAAACGAAATTGCGAAATGTATGAAAGCGGAAAATCGGAGTTACTTGGATTTTGCAGCCCTCTACCGTACCAATGCACAGTCCAGGGCACTAGAGAAAGCCATGATCAGGCAAAATATCCCCTACCGTATTTATGGAGGCACTTCTTTCTATGCTAGAAAGGAGATTAAGGATATCCTGGCTTATCTACAAGTATTGAACAATCCCCACGATTTTGTAAATTTAGGCCGGATCATCAATGTACCCAAACGAGGCATCGGGGTAGCGACGGTAGACAAGATCTTGGCCTATGCCGCAGCCAATGAGGTAAGTGCCTTGGAGTCGGTAAATCTGTTGGATACCGTGGGCAGTGGTCCAAGAAATAAATTAAAAGCCTTCTATAAGATGATGCAAAAATTCCAAGAACAGGTAGACAAGGTGCCGCTGACGGCCCTAGCGGAAGATATACTCAAGGAAACGGGGTATGTGGATGCCTTAAAGAAAGAAGGCACAACAGAAGCCGTCAACCGGATCGAGAACCTACAGGAATTTTTAAGTGAGACCTTAGAGTTCGATAAATATGCAGAAGATAAGCGCTTGGAGGAATTTTTGGCAGCCACAAGCCTATATACAGATTTGGATGCCAACAAAGCCTCGGGCGACGAAGTGACACTCATGACCTTGCATGCAGCAAAGGGACTGGAATTTCCCGTGGTCTTTCTGGCCGGCATGGAAGAAGGCATTTTTCCTCATCAACGAGCTCTGTATGACGACAGAGAAATGGAAGAGGAACGTAGATTATGCTATGTAGGCATTACCCGGGGGATGGAGAAGGTATACATCACGAGGGCTTGGCAGAGAAACATGTATGGCATGACCAAATACAACCAACCATCTCGCTTTATCGAGGAAATACCTGCCGACTGTATCAAGATGAGCTTTGAACGTAAAAAAGAGCAGAAAAAACTTAAAAATCAAGAACAGGAAACAGCGAGTATTGGTGAGATATCCGATTTCCGCCTAGGCGACAGAGTGATTCATGCAAAATTTGGTGAAGGCACCGTGGTTAAGACGGATGGAACGGGAGCTCAGATGGAGCTGTCCATCGCCTTTCCTGGACAAGGAATCAAGATTTTCATTGCCGAATACGCTCCGGTACGCAGAGCGGACTAA
- a CDS encoding cytosine permease — protein MNKVRKRYEINNYPLSPIPQEARSKWMGLSIIWAGFILTVSNFLTGTLISEGLTLSSSFGAIVLGNSLLFLVAMVMGFIAQETGLSATYLSRYAFGIRGSKIISLLFSLSFICWSAIGIGLAAKSLGHYTGWNVVFLSLVMTVLFGLTAVYGFPGMVRISSISVPIVVLISYFGIRQILAVGEIELSTLMLLKPTETMQYGRAVSIVVGSWIVGAVAAPDILRFALRKRDVLITMLLTFVLLNSLQTGIGAIMGLVVGSPDLPDILFHLGFGLFGSLLLIFLSWTTADNNLYASGLGIANFLDRGERIKTTTVSIVLAGVLAVGGMYNYLGQFLALVSLVFAPIGGVIIVDFYLHRAGLIQHALYYQGIRWRGIISVLAGILIGLYIESPMPFATAFLTAGLIYLLICVAKIYLSKSQKEISE, from the coding sequence ATGAATAAGGTTCGAAAACGGTATGAAATTAATAACTATCCTCTGTCGCCTATTCCCCAAGAGGCAAGAAGCAAATGGATGGGGCTAAGTATTATTTGGGCGGGATTCATCTTAACGGTGTCCAATTTTTTAACTGGCACTTTGATATCGGAAGGACTAACGCTCAGTAGCAGTTTTGGTGCAATCGTTCTTGGAAATAGTTTGCTGTTTTTGGTAGCCATGGTTATGGGATTTATTGCCCAGGAAACGGGACTAAGCGCAACCTACCTGTCCCGCTATGCTTTTGGAATTCGAGGCTCTAAAATCATTTCCCTGCTTTTTTCGCTATCCTTTATCTGTTGGTCTGCAATCGGTATTGGTTTGGCGGCCAAATCTTTGGGCCATTATACAGGCTGGAATGTTGTATTTCTATCCCTGGTGATGACGGTCCTATTTGGCTTGACGGCGGTGTATGGCTTTCCCGGTATGGTCCGAATATCCTCGATATCCGTCCCCATCGTTGTACTGATTTCGTATTTTGGAATCCGTCAAATTTTAGCTGTCGGGGAAATTGAGTTATCTACCTTGATGCTCCTAAAACCGACTGAAACCATGCAATACGGTCGAGCAGTATCCATTGTTGTAGGGTCTTGGATTGTCGGTGCCGTTGCTGCACCAGATATTTTACGATTTGCCCTGCGGAAACGGGATGTCCTGATTACCATGCTTCTTACTTTTGTACTGCTCAATAGCCTTCAGACTGGAATCGGTGCCATCATGGGTCTAGTAGTGGGTAGTCCTGATCTACCAGATATCTTGTTCCATCTGGGATTTGGTTTATTTGGATCCCTCCTCTTGATTTTCTTGTCATGGACGACAGCCGATAACAATTTGTACGCCTCAGGCCTTGGCATAGCCAACTTTTTGGACCGAGGGGAGCGAATTAAAACGACTACCGTATCCATCGTATTAGCCGGTGTGTTGGCAGTAGGTGGAATGTACAATTACCTGGGCCAATTTTTGGCCTTGGTGTCACTGGTTTTTGCACCGATTGGTGGGGTAATCATTGTGGATTTTTACCTGCATCGTGCGGGACTTATCCAGCATGCGCTGTATTATCAGGGAATTAGGTGGCGGGGAATCATTTCCGTTCTAGCAGGAATCCTGATAGGGCTTTATATTGAATCGCCTATGCCCTTTGCCACGGCCTTTTTGACTGCGGGATTGATTTACCTCTTGATCTGTGTGGCAAAAATATATCTAAGTAAGTCCCAAAAGGAAATTTCCGAATAG
- a CDS encoding GntR family transcriptional regulator, which translates to MRKLSIESKVTLIYKIMRDNISTGLWHEGDQFSSFDVARKYGIGRTTVNDAIKILEKKGFVDILPNVGFKVSAITVQSIREYLEVRLAIELIVSKYLQTSDKPMEVGHIKDRFRLAITSFNLGQHEVALQGIEEYHLSIAEMLESKSVRNLLIETEDLEYYILNQIMVKNPECFVQVLEFKQEYLDRIEEKNVESSQEVLIRKKEVIEECIVEILAREGADE; encoded by the coding sequence ATGCGTAAACTGTCAATCGAGAGCAAGGTTACCTTGATCTATAAGATTATGCGAGACAATATTTCGACCGGACTTTGGCATGAGGGAGACCAGTTTTCATCTTTCGATGTTGCTAGAAAATACGGTATTGGTCGTACTACGGTAAATGACGCCATCAAGATTCTTGAAAAGAAGGGCTTTGTAGATATCCTGCCCAATGTAGGGTTTAAGGTCAGTGCTATTACGGTGCAGAGCATCCGGGAATACTTGGAGGTGCGTTTGGCTATTGAGCTGATTGTTTCTAAGTATTTGCAGACCAGTGATAAGCCTATGGAGGTTGGGCATATTAAGGACCGCTTTAGACTTGCAATTACCAGTTTTAACCTGGGACAGCACGAAGTAGCCTTGCAAGGCATCGAAGAATACCATTTGTCCATCGCAGAGATGTTAGAGTCCAAGTCAGTTCGTAATCTGTTGATTGAGACAGAGGACTTGGAATATTATATTTTAAATCAAATCATGGTTAAGAATCCAGAATGTTTTGTTCAAGTGTTGGAATTCAAGCAAGAATACTTGGACCGGATTGAAGAAAAGAATGTGGAGAGTAGTCAAGAAGTGCTAATCAGAAAAAAAGAAGTCATAGAAGAATGTATTGTAGAAATTTTAGCGAGGGAGGGTGCCGATGAATAA
- a CDS encoding pH regulation protein F has protein sequence MNLLNISILIIVLSMMGELFRLLLGPTSWDRLMAANLISVKGLMILALFAHYNQLEYLLDVALTYGIIGYIGIILIANYLAEGRNDHE, from the coding sequence ATGAATCTATTAAATATTAGCATCCTGATTATCGTTCTATCCATGATGGGAGAACTATTCCGCTTGCTCTTGGGGCCAACCTCCTGGGACCGGCTCATGGCAGCCAACCTGATTTCAGTAAAGGGACTGATGATCCTTGCCTTATTTGCCCACTACAATCAGTTGGAATACCTCTTGGATGTCGCTCTTACCTATGGCATCATCGGTTATATTGGCATTATCCTGATTGCCAACTATCTAGCAGAAGGGAGAAACGACCATGAATAA
- the galE gene encoding UDP-glucose 4-epimerase GalE, which yields MVLVTGGAGYIGSHTLVELLLAGYEVVVLDDLSNSSMQALDRVTEITGKCFDFVKVDLLDIAALEQVFEKYSFDAVIHFAGKKAVGESVEKPLLYYENNVCGTMNLLKMMKRYQVKRMVFSSSATVYGDPDCVPIEESARLQPTNPYGRTKLMIEQILMDLKNSWDDFSVVNLRYFNPIGAHESGKIGENPSGIPNNLLPFVAQVAIGQRDQLTVFGADYPTIDGTGVRDYIHVMDLAKGHLLALKKVETEKMQGLYNLGTGKGYSVLQIVKAFEEASGRKIPFEISARRPGDIAVCYADVTKAREELGFIAQKGLAEMCQDVWRWQENNPRGYTK from the coding sequence ATGGTTTTAGTAACGGGGGGAGCCGGCTACATCGGCTCACATACATTGGTAGAATTGCTTTTGGCTGGCTATGAGGTGGTGGTGTTAGATGATTTATCCAACAGCTCAATGCAAGCACTTGACAGGGTAACGGAAATTACCGGCAAATGCTTTGATTTTGTAAAAGTGGACTTGTTGGATATAGCAGCCTTGGAACAGGTATTTGAGAAGTACTCCTTTGATGCAGTAATCCATTTTGCGGGAAAAAAGGCAGTTGGAGAGTCCGTAGAAAAACCACTTCTATATTACGAGAATAATGTTTGCGGTACGATGAACCTACTGAAAATGATGAAGCGCTACCAGGTGAAACGCATGGTGTTTAGCTCTTCTGCTACGGTTTATGGCGATCCGGACTGTGTTCCCATAGAGGAATCGGCAAGACTGCAACCGACCAATCCGTATGGTAGGACCAAGTTGATGATTGAACAAATCCTAATGGATTTGAAGAATTCTTGGGATGATTTTTCGGTGGTTAATCTTAGATATTTTAATCCCATCGGCGCCCACGAGAGTGGAAAAATCGGTGAAAACCCTTCGGGAATCCCCAATAATTTGCTCCCCTTTGTGGCTCAAGTTGCCATTGGCCAAAGAGACCAGCTAACGGTGTTTGGGGCAGACTATCCGACAATAGATGGAACCGGCGTGCGGGACTATATACACGTAATGGATCTAGCCAAGGGCCATCTCTTGGCATTAAAAAAAGTGGAAACCGAAAAAATGCAGGGTCTATATAACCTGGGAACGGGCAAGGGTTATTCTGTTTTACAGATTGTTAAAGCCTTTGAAGAAGCTTCCGGACGAAAGATTCCATTCGAAATAAGCGCTAGGCGTCCGGGTGATATTGCCGTTTGTTATGCTGACGTAACAAAAGCGCGTGAGGAACTGGGCTTTATTGCCCAAAAGGGTTTGGCTGAGATGTGCCAAGACGTTTGGCGATGGCAAGAAAATAATCCAAGAGGATATACCAAATAG
- a CDS encoding DUF4040 domain-containing protein, which produces MRIAFLSFLLVIVLAIIFSKSIIRAIIMLSVFSVISSLLYFLYQAPDVAMAELAIGAAVVPLIYVISITRQKKYIVIDNTKDRFLEQGMTGHMLLSQFCKSKNLELVVLREIPEKESFLFSKKDIDLIVERDSFLSGTSISYQVKPCDRRYVFKGSQSSYIFNDLKQQLLKSPCAYARIESIEEGETDD; this is translated from the coding sequence ATGCGCATCGCTTTTTTAAGTTTTCTACTGGTTATTGTGCTTGCCATCATCTTTTCCAAGAGCATCATTCGGGCTATCATCATGCTATCGGTGTTTTCCGTCATTTCCTCCTTACTGTACTTTCTTTATCAGGCACCAGATGTAGCCATGGCCGAACTTGCGATTGGGGCTGCCGTTGTACCCCTAATTTATGTAATCAGCATCACCAGACAAAAAAAATACATCGTAATCGACAATACCAAGGATCGTTTTCTCGAGCAGGGTATGACAGGTCACATGCTTTTATCGCAGTTTTGCAAAAGTAAAAACCTAGAATTGGTCGTCTTGAGGGAAATTCCAGAAAAGGAATCCTTCCTTTTTTCTAAAAAGGATATCGACTTGATTGTGGAACGTGACAGCTTTCTTTCTGGCACCAGCATCAGCTATCAGGTTAAGCCCTGCGACAGGAGATATGTTTTTAAAGGCTCGCAGTCTAGCTACATTTTCAACGACTTAAAACAACAACTGCTGAAAAGCCCTTGTGCCTATGCCCGCATAGAAAGTATCGAAGAAGGTGAAACAGATGACTAA
- a CDS encoding Na+/H+ antiporter subunit E, whose translation MRDFLNSLISRFGFILLLLAFWLGFSPDITVQTVLIGLFFSAIIKKISDYLFQDIYRINVDYRFILGFFSYFLNLLGNIMISAFSMVQVVFCHQDDPIIFNVHLTTDNPLVVILVANAITLTPGTITLEIGDDQVLSVLSINAGKKGTAIMENDIIAAYEKPFQKLKRKERP comes from the coding sequence ATGCGCGACTTTTTGAATTCTTTAATTAGCCGCTTCGGCTTCATACTGTTGCTCCTAGCCTTTTGGCTAGGATTCTCGCCTGACATCACCGTACAAACGGTGCTCATCGGTCTTTTTTTCAGTGCCATCATTAAAAAAATTTCGGATTACCTATTCCAAGACATTTACCGTATCAATGTTGATTACCGGTTTATCTTGGGCTTTTTTTCGTATTTCCTAAATCTACTTGGAAACATCATGATCAGTGCTTTCTCCATGGTCCAAGTTGTTTTTTGTCATCAAGATGACCCCATCATCTTCAATGTACACCTAACTACAGACAATCCCCTAGTTGTAATTTTAGTAGCCAATGCCATAACCCTCACACCTGGCACCATCACCTTAGAGATTGGTGACGACCAAGTACTGAGTGTTTTATCCATCAACGCCGGAAAAAAGGGTACTGCTATCATGGAAAACGATATTATTGCCGCCTATGAAAAGCCCTTCCAGAAGCTAAAACGAAAGGAGCGCCCATGA
- a CDS encoding cation:proton antiporter subunit C produces MIFSLETFLILAIILTGFVGLATAKNVIRSVICLNITQTGIILLFLSLVYQPGMLPPVMPTPLSTMVDPTPEALVITTIVIGAAITSLALMMSIKIFHHYGTLEWNELSRREG; encoded by the coding sequence ATGATATTTTCACTAGAAACATTCCTAATTCTAGCCATCATCCTAACTGGATTCGTAGGACTCGCTACTGCCAAAAACGTCATACGGTCCGTCATTTGCTTGAATATCACGCAAACTGGCATCATTCTCCTATTTCTTTCCTTGGTCTACCAGCCAGGGATGCTTCCACCTGTCATGCCGACGCCGCTTTCTACCATGGTCGATCCAACTCCAGAAGCTTTGGTGATTACCACCATCGTCATTGGAGCTGCCATCACCTCCTTGGCCCTGATGATGAGTATTAAGATTTTTCATCATTACGGCACGCTCGAGTGGAATGAATTATCGAGAAGGGAGGGCTAA
- a CDS encoding sodium:proton antiporter, translating to MKNSRLLVQVSRMVFPFIILFGFYIILNGATSPGGGFQGGAILTTGFLITYFSKPTRTINLHRLVIVEKNLFFILLLVVLTHYFLPTPPALYLIAMNLIIGLKVAVGLTAVVAVFIEEGR from the coding sequence ATGAAAAATTCTAGACTGCTCGTTCAAGTATCCAGAATGGTCTTTCCCTTCATTATCCTGTTTGGCTTCTACATCATTTTAAATGGCGCTACCTCTCCAGGTGGCGGATTCCAAGGTGGGGCCATCCTAACGACTGGTTTTCTAATCACCTATTTCAGCAAACCAACGCGCACAATCAATCTCCACCGCTTGGTCATTGTGGAAAAGAATCTCTTTTTCATCTTGTTGCTAGTAGTGCTAACCCACTATTTCCTACCGACTCCGCCAGCACTCTACCTTATTGCCATGAACCTGATTATTGGGCTCAAAGTCGCGGTCGGTCTTACCGCAGTAGTAGCCGTATTTATTGAGGAGGGACGTTGA
- a CDS encoding MATE family efflux transporter, giving the protein MELKKFYKSLIMLGVPIALQNLIINGLNFVDTVMIGQLGGLEIAAVGLANQVYFVFSVILFGIVSGTSVFTAQFWGDKNIRDFNKYTALGLIVTVIPTLIMSGLAFFAPQQLMGLFTHDQALIQLASRYLHIASFSYLFTGAAFLYETVMKSAGKVRFPLYVSIVAFGANTLLNYLLIFGKLGLPAMGVEGAALATVFSRIIESTLVLGLVFGKQLPGAVHKNSFKNISRKEWLRFTNIVGPVILNEALWVIGVTLYMMVYGRISAQAVTVISITYTVERVLQTLYFGIGGAAAIMIGNTLGGRDRKLAQLNGGRLLRTSFLSGLVLGILIIFLAPVVIMPFKVSGATAGLAIKTIRIMGLLMAARSFNITLITGVLRAGGDTRYCLMLDTVGVWAVALPLGALAGLGLKLSVEWVYLAFFSEEAFKIVVGYLRFKSGKWINVLTQ; this is encoded by the coding sequence ATGGAATTAAAGAAGTTTTATAAGTCATTGATTATGTTGGGGGTTCCGATTGCCCTACAGAATTTAATCATCAATGGACTTAATTTTGTGGATACGGTAATGATTGGCCAGCTGGGTGGCCTAGAAATTGCGGCTGTAGGTCTGGCCAACCAGGTATATTTTGTTTTTTCTGTTATTCTGTTTGGTATTGTAAGTGGAACGTCGGTGTTTACGGCCCAGTTCTGGGGAGATAAGAATATTCGGGATTTCAATAAGTATACAGCCTTGGGACTTATTGTTACTGTGATTCCGACCCTGATTATGTCGGGACTTGCTTTTTTTGCACCGCAACAACTCATGGGTTTGTTTACACACGACCAGGCGTTGATACAGCTTGCCAGCAGATATCTGCATATTGCCAGCTTCAGCTACTTGTTTACCGGGGCTGCCTTTTTGTATGAGACCGTTATGAAGTCGGCTGGTAAGGTGCGTTTTCCCCTGTATGTTTCCATTGTGGCCTTTGGTGCCAACACGCTGTTAAACTATCTGCTAATTTTTGGCAAGCTTGGTCTTCCGGCCATGGGCGTGGAGGGGGCAGCTCTAGCCACCGTCTTTTCAAGAATCATAGAATCTACCCTGGTTTTGGGATTGGTATTTGGAAAACAGTTGCCAGGTGCTGTGCACAAGAATAGTTTTAAAAATATTAGCAGAAAAGAATGGTTGCGTTTTACCAATATAGTGGGACCTGTGATTCTTAATGAGGCACTGTGGGTTATCGGAGTAACGCTCTACATGATGGTCTACGGGCGAATTAGTGCCCAAGCCGTAACGGTTATTTCCATCACCTATACGGTTGAGAGGGTATTGCAAACCCTGTATTTTGGAATAGGTGGTGCAGCGGCCATAATGATTGGCAACACCCTGGGGGGGCGTGACAGGAAACTTGCCCAGCTTAATGGTGGGCGCTTGCTTCGAACCTCCTTCTTGAGTGGCTTGGTTTTGGGGATTCTAATTATTTTCTTGGCGCCAGTCGTTATTATGCCATTCAAGGTTTCTGGTGCGACAGCAGGATTGGCGATTAAGACTATTCGTATAATGGGTCTGCTGATGGCAGCCCGCAGTTTCAATATTACCCTGATCACTGGGGTGCTCCGGGCTGGTGGAGATACCAGGTATTGCCTGATGCTAGATACAGTCGGTGTTTGGGCTGTTGCTTTACCATTAGGAGCTCTCGCAGGACTGGGCCTCAAGCTATCTGTGGAATGGGTTTACCTAGCCTTTTTCTCAGAAGAAGCATTTAAAATAGTAGTGGGTTATTTGCGCTTTAAATCAGGTAAGTGGATTAACGTATTAACGCAGTAG
- a CDS encoding monovalent cation/H(+) antiporter subunit G: MNNLTVPLILGYAGFFFAWFFLLVEAYGLIALKNIYSRFLLSALADTVAILLLFTGIILVDRNLASSGKMLVLLAFLLVVNPITSHLIARSARRNGIGLQDKKKED; this comes from the coding sequence ATGAATAATCTAACCGTCCCCCTAATACTAGGCTATGCTGGTTTCTTTTTTGCTTGGTTTTTCTTATTAGTAGAGGCCTATGGACTCATTGCTCTTAAGAATATTTATAGCCGCTTTCTTTTATCGGCCTTGGCTGATACCGTTGCCATTTTGCTGCTTTTTACTGGCATAATTCTCGTTGATCGCAACCTGGCTAGTTCCGGTAAAATGCTCGTGCTATTGGCTTTTCTTCTAGTCGTGAACCCCATTACGTCGCACTTAATTGCTCGTTCCGCTAGGCGTAACGGTATCGGTCTACAAGACAAAAAGAAGGAGGACTGA
- a CDS encoding nucleotidyl transferase AbiEii/AbiGii toxin family protein, translating to MRELAKRTRKDLSDLFQAVASKKGISDAIIEKDFWVCWMIDILFRSSEYSDHLAFKGGTSLSKCYDVIERFSEDIDLILDWRVIGLRLNEPWEERSKNKQDIFNKSTNEKTAIFLREKFLKSLQEDLANEKVEGWSLFINQDDPFTIHFSYPRSFQNPALVQEIRLELGCLASWTPTKELEIIPYAANYYPQLFTTNSTSVRTVEAKRTFWEKATILHREAHRPITSNLPARYSRHYYDLYMMLHSPIKESAIADPELLKEVAEFKEKFYICNWAKYGECTFNDILLSPPDSIKKTLMTDYSSMQSMIYGQQIPFEEILQGIAAFEKELRKFGE from the coding sequence ATGAGAGAACTTGCGAAAAGAACTAGAAAAGACCTTTCGGACCTATTTCAAGCGGTTGCCTCAAAAAAGGGAATAAGTGATGCAATCATCGAAAAAGATTTTTGGGTGTGTTGGATGATAGACATTCTGTTCCGATCATCAGAGTATTCTGACCATCTAGCCTTCAAGGGCGGAACCAGTCTTTCGAAATGTTATGATGTGATAGAAAGATTCTCAGAAGATATCGATTTAATTCTTGATTGGCGAGTAATCGGCTTAAGATTGAACGAACCCTGGGAAGAAAGATCAAAAAATAAGCAAGACATCTTTAACAAGAGCACCAATGAAAAAACAGCTATTTTTCTGCGCGAAAAGTTTCTGAAATCATTGCAAGAAGACCTCGCTAATGAAAAAGTCGAAGGATGGAGTTTGTTCATCAATCAAGATGATCCCTTTACGATTCATTTTTCGTATCCTCGATCATTCCAAAACCCCGCTTTGGTTCAGGAAATACGGCTGGAGCTAGGATGTCTCGCTTCATGGACACCTACAAAAGAACTAGAAATCATTCCATATGCTGCTAATTATTATCCCCAACTCTTCACAACTAATTCCACTTCAGTGAGGACGGTTGAAGCAAAAAGAACGTTTTGGGAAAAAGCGACCATTCTACATAGAGAGGCTCATCGCCCGATAACTTCTAATTTACCAGCTAGATATTCTAGACATTATTATGATTTGTACATGATGCTACACAGTCCAATTAAAGAATCCGCTATAGCTGACCCGGAACTATTAAAAGAAGTTGCAGAATTTAAAGAGAAATTTTACATCTGCAATTGGGCAAAATACGGGGAATGCACTTTTAATGATATTCTCCTCAGTCCACCTGATTCGATCAAGAAAACACTCATGACAGATTACTCTAGCATGCAAAGCATGATATACGGACAGCAAATTCCTTTCGAGGAAATATTACAAGGAATAGCGGCTTTTGAAAAGGAATTAAGAAAATTTGGCGAATAA
- a CDS encoding type IV toxin-antitoxin system AbiEi family antitoxin domain-containing protein, which produces MTREMIQRLIEEHINNERNGDLFTIQDFLDYGNYDAVKMALSRLNKKGVLIRVIRGVYQKPNYSDFLNESIPASPNELAKAYAKNYKWKIIPKGDTALNILGLSTQVPAVYNYASSGPYKKIEYNGMTIRFSTKTSREITELSYKEGLLIEAIKALGKGKISDIDRSRIFEKYSCCELSSLLDNNKNIRRWIFDEILEIIESNGGCNERTCEKN; this is translated from the coding sequence GTGACTCGCGAAATGATCCAAAGATTAATTGAAGAGCATATAAATAATGAAAGAAATGGCGATCTCTTTACAATTCAGGATTTTCTAGATTACGGCAATTACGACGCCGTAAAAATGGCTTTGTCGCGCCTCAACAAAAAAGGCGTGTTAATCAGAGTCATCCGTGGAGTTTATCAAAAACCAAATTATAGCGATTTTCTGAATGAATCAATTCCAGCGTCTCCAAATGAACTCGCTAAAGCATATGCAAAAAATTATAAATGGAAAATCATCCCCAAAGGCGATACGGCTCTGAACATTCTTGGGTTGAGCACTCAAGTTCCGGCAGTGTATAACTACGCATCTAGTGGACCGTACAAAAAAATTGAATACAATGGCATGACCATTAGATTTAGTACTAAGACAAGTCGCGAAATCACAGAGCTATCTTACAAAGAGGGTCTTTTAATAGAAGCGATTAAAGCATTGGGAAAAGGAAAAATTTCAGATATTGATCGATCAAGAATCTTCGAAAAATATTCATGCTGCGAATTATCATCATTGCTTGATAACAACAAAAATATTAGACGATGGATCTTTGATGAAATTCTTGAAATTATTGAGTCTAATGGAGGATGCAATGAGAGAACTTGCGAAAAGAACTAG